Proteins encoded together in one Nyctibius grandis isolate bNycGra1 chromosome 1, bNycGra1.pri, whole genome shotgun sequence window:
- the LOC137666548 gene encoding spectrin beta chain, non-erythrocytic 4-like isoform X4, translated as MSGSTARKVQPFTINTKLSLPKCAADFPGDACPGIALASALDHHRGLRRSLNERISLYLAQARASPAAPEGQPRSPSPGEEGGTDEGRLNRNSLVRSIKKITLSNWHGEAGTGDAGGPGDPARTGGERNHNNNNSRPGKAQFKVFLRKDVDAEDEQQEAGSPRAGGFCSPVDRGSPFYALAGTPASSPRKESPKGKEATAAPRCGGRSGAGAAPLLNPSPLVAQFNREMLQEEKPSLAALLQESPDKIQLTRRILDLKQEEQQFQSLHEELNSLAQKLEKQGKSESRSVSTRRKHLNKTWLRLQGTLKEHHEALQLALEVAAFLQQADMLLGAIHAKQRSVCGVGKPGEGKPCQDRDVRDIASQVMMLDVTVSQLLSLQPSLAARVTPKHRDVKESWAQLQQALRMEKAPVPASSSPGSEAVAPSTEPQGDNSVCGAVGKEAGDKQTRGPGSMVLKDVPGKSAEHGRGEKSSPGSPATGQPPHGRDSKRGRRETEAERGTQQLEAQVQDVCQAVNMTVSPHKESLGSGVPPCPVGDVESLEAVRTQWEPLDPSCSARAVLLEGPGPGGSPGSPQVEAMLRELGELWEDLQKKHQENGAVLREIDKALRLVGELDRAERWLQAVAGSLSEPATMRCPAELRQDLEETGQLERQLLLCGLKLQALREEAVGKLPAEHEGARKMQRKVEMVEEKLAHVQAALRRRVADLRDSLVLSEFLQDLQEEEARSRQGPAAPGSGRCGSHGSFPLLSAQAGQPPSSEDISHPLGELQEAVEMLNDVAKERERVMEVAAETESLQCLVAEVSPCLEVLRCRAESLARDTAQAESGFTEVKSEKDLQGLQGLLSRQQDMERAVSETLQGQLEELERAAARLQELCPARLCPVSQEVQGTLRAWAELRELLRETRARVQQAGRLRHFFKDYLAMISWTEDTRARIFSESPSSHGLSEAPCEELEKRIEGKLKDFEALAAVGQQLVSEEHYLSATIKERLEELQSMLGWVLVRWRAQRHQRDPGSKQEDRRDLESPLGRSPTSQDQRALCARPRLESIPSPAGFTPCSLPEPVQGSEPQVPVGTDSSPLASPLSDAPLGVERSWGEPSSSSPHDAGPPEEAVIWDPAETSTLLLPPRGPTGLGGTVNLILSISKKGEKKVQTVAGSERLGEEVLWTLPATKPSGCKTFWKRCQGLLGNTWGSLKRKRKPSHQLVEEAQAEAGKTSYTKRPPAAARRPPASSGGTPATSHTLPKPGAGSLFNSLQRRERARAEQARLLTLQGIMGASSLQPAPEESHGPSNTWPQKCGRRKGVAAPGAPLGELLLYVRNPLVRDIDAECGAAPQDPHLRNPKTTCPHLSLGSVFSLELPRDVGVLECHHRATAEGQEQRQGGKVRPWEPTGTHGAGWQEEVGVDGHSPLGPSEGLGSSPKSERGTWFEEVSFNPSYSCQRAHRAGEERWSPQCPGSASEDLLDFGQSRPSRVGVLHERFGREEDELAAPLGQDGSPGTADRATHHEAARLELRPSPASIPGRAGAIPSTARTQRPASSGQPAGSPASPAAPTQLSVFEWALGSPQPPSPVLGAKEVCHPAHGQFEEEEEELQAIWDGAGERQAPSLLAGSRCRHGPGSSPAAPAGVPLILSAANNVLVAKFTLPTTAQLLHSPAGEKSPGVGHSGGGSPSGHGASPRTEEPVSAAPSDSPGAWDQRRHGEEEREGSKGPPGKTEFQMMEGTLERKHVLQTGGRKANCRAWGLFHAVLMRQTLCFYQDRRDSLKSSVVALPLNLSGAVCSPDAEYTKKTNCFRLQLRDGSEYLLRAPSQPLMNEWVSKLQQNSGFPEVDYFQAVAQRIEGTGGAGGFSKVPSPGSSHLQGHHQVATAKSQEIVVLPCSNARLQWPLSSQDGPANGAVAAAEDAHGAGHREQQWSPRGSPGLWDNSCQEDDYGLVANKRRSYSFTSATYQKITPVAVPREPVEAGSSYSVTLYIGEQAPAVPRARCHSFVARPGSPRDTLGEKTPGPPRPKNKSVFKKFFGKKE; from the exons ATGTCCGGCAGCACGGCGAGGAAGGTCCAGCCCTTCACCATCAACACCAAGCTCTCGCTGCCCAAGTGTGCCGCCGACTTCCCCGGGGACGCCTGCCCCGGCATCGCCCTCGCCTCCGCTCTGGACCACCACCGCGGCCTCCGCCGCAGCCTCAACGAGCGCATCTCCCTCTACCTGGCCCAAGCCAGGGCCAGCCCAGCCGCCCCCGAGggccagccccgcagccccagccccggcgagGAAGGGGGCACCGACGAGGGGCGGCTGAACCGCAACTCCCTCGTGCGCTCCATTAAGAAGATCACGCTGTCCAACTGGCATGGGGAGGCTGGCACAGGGGACGCAGGGGGACCCGGGGACCCTGCCCGGACCGGTGGTGAGAGGaaccacaacaacaacaacagcaggCCGGGGAAAGCTCAGTTCAAG GTCTTCCTCAGGAAGGACGTGGACGCGGAGGATgagcagcaggaggctgggagTCCCCGGGCCGGTGGTTTCTGCTCTCCGGTGGACAGAGGTTCCCCCTTCTATGCG CTGGCAGGAACCCCGGCGTCATCACCCCGGAAAGAGAGCCCCAAGGGCAAGGAGGCCACAGCGGCACCAAGATGTGGTGGGCGAAGTGGCGCAGGAGCAGCCCCCCTCCTCAACCCGAGCCCTCTGGTAGCCCAGTTCAACCGGGAAATGCTGCAG GAGGAGAAGCCCTCCTTGGCAGCCCTCCTGCAGGAAAGCCCGGACAAGATCCAGCTCACGCGCCGCATCCTTGACTTGAAGCAG gaggagcagcagtTCCAGAGTCTGCACGAGGAGCTGAACAGCCTGGCCCAGAAGCTGGAGAAGCAAGGCAAAAGTGAGAGCAGGAGCGTCTCAACCCGGCGCAAGCACCTCAACAAAAC GTGGCTGCGGCTGCAGGGGACTCTGAAGGAGCACCATGAGGCTCTGCAGCTGGCCCTGGAGGTGGCTGCTTTCCTGCAGCAAGCAGATATGCTGCTCGGGGCCATCCATGCCAAG CAGAGGAGCGTCTGTGGTGTGGGGAAGCCAGGGGAGGGCAAGCCGTGCCAGGATCGGGATGTCAGGGACATAGCCAGCCAGGTGATG ATGCTGGATGTGACCGTGTCCCAGCTCCTcagcctgcagcccagcctggcagcccGAGTCACCCCCAAGCACCGAGACGTCAAGGAGAGCTGGGCGCAGCTCCAGCAGGCACTGAG GATGGAGAAGGCTCCGGTGCCGGCAagcagctccccagggagcGAAGCTGTGGCTCCAAGCACGGAGCCCCAAGGAGACAACAGCgtctgtggggctgtggggaaaGAAGCAGGAGACAAACAGACAAGAGGCCCCGGGAGCATG GTGTTGAAGGATGTGCCAGGGAAGTCAGCGGAGCAcgggagaggggagaagagcagCCCTGGCTCTCCAGCAACAGGGCAGCCTCCTCATGGCAGGGACAGCAAAAG ggggaggagagagacagaggcTGAGAGGGGGACACAGCAGCTGGAAGCCCAGGTGCAGGATGTCTGTCAGGCGGTGAACATG ACTGTGTCCCCACACAAGGAGAGCCTGGGTTCTGGCGTCCCCCCATGTCCAGTGGGGGATGTGGAGAGCCTAGAGGCAGTACGGACACAGTGGGAGCCCCTGGACCCCAGCTGCAGTGCCAGGGCTGTGCTCCTG gaggggccagggccaggggggtccccggggagtCCGCAGGTGGAAGCCATGCTGCGGGAGCTGGGGGAGCTGTGGGAGGACCTGCAGAAGAAGCACCAGGAGAATGGTGCCGTGCTGCGGGAAATCGATAAG GCACTGAGGCTGGTGGGGGAGCTGGACCGGGCTGAGCGGTGGCTGCAAGCTGTGGCAGGGTCACTCTCAGAGCCAGCCACCATGAGATGCCCGGCGGAGCTGCGCCAGGACCTGGAGGAGACAGGCCAGCTGGagaggcagctcctgctgtgtgGCCTCAAGCTCCAGGCGCTGCGGGAGGAGGCGGTGGGCAAGCTGCCTGCTGAGCACGAAGGGGCGAGGAAGATGCAGAGGAAGGTGGAGATGGTGGAGGAGAA GTTGGCACATGTGCAGGCAGCCCTGCGGCGCCGGGTGGCAGACCTGCGTGACTCCCTGGTGCTGTCTGAGTTCCTGCAGGACCTGCAAGAGGAGGAGGCGCGGAGCCGGCAGGGACCTGCAGCG CCAGGGAGCGGGCGTTGCGGCTCGCACGGGTCTTTTCCCCTGCTCTcggcccaggctgggcagccGCCGAGCAGCGAGGACATAAGCCACCCCTtgggagagctgcaggaggctgtgGAGATGTTGAACGATGTGGCAAAGGAGCGGGAGAGAGTCATGGAGGTGGCGGCGGAGACAGAGAGCCTGCAGTGCCTG GTGGCAGAGGTGTCCCCATGCCTGGAGGTGCTTCGATGCAGAGCTGAGTCACTGGCTCGCGACACTGCCCAAGCAGAGAGTGGCTTCACAGAGGTGAAAAGCGAGAAGGATCttcaggggctgcagggcttgCTGAGCCGGCAGCAGGACATGGAG CGTGCGGTGTCGGAGACCCTGCaggggcagctggaggagctggagagggcAGCTGCCCGCTTGCAAGAGCTCTGCCCCGCTCGGCTGTGCCCTGTCAGCCAGGAGGTGCAGGGGACGCTGCGGGCCTGGGCAGAGCTGCGGGAGCTGCTGCGGGAGACCCGGGCCCGCGTGCAGCAGGCCGGCCGGCTGCGGCACTTCTTCAAGGATTACTTAGCCATGAT CTCCTGGACGGAGGACACGCGGGCTCGGATCTTCTCTGAAAGCCCGAGCAGCCATGGCCTCTCGGAGGCTCCATgtgaggagctggagaagaggatcGAGGGGAAGCTCAAGGATTTTGAGGCACTGGCGGCAGTGGGGCAGCAGCTGGTGTCTGAGGAGCACTACCTGAGCGCAACG ATAAAGGAACGCTtggaagagctgcagagcatgctgggctgggtgctggtgcGCTGGCGAGCACAGAGGCACCAGCGGGACCCAGGGAGCAAGCAGGAGGACAGAAGGGACCTGGAGAGCCCCTTGGGCAGATCTCCTACCAGCCAA GATCAGCGTGCCCTGTGTGCTCGGCCCCGGCTGGAGAGCATCCCCAGCCCAGCGGGGTTCACGCCCTGCTCCCTTCCTGAGCCCGTGCAAGGATCCGAGCCACAGGTGCCAGTGGGAACAGACAGCTCCCCACTGGCATCGCCCCTCTCGGATGCCCCTTTGGGAgtggagaggagctggggggagcCTAGCAGCTCATCACCCCACGATGCAGGACCCCCCGAGGAGGCTGTCATCTGGGATCCCGCCGAGACCTccacactgctgctgccaccgcgGGGCCCCAccgggctgggggggacagTCAACCTCATCCTCAGCATCAGCAAGAAGGGCGAGAAGAAGGTGCAGACAGTGGCCGGCAGCGAGCGGCTAGGAGAGGAGGTGCTGTGGACG CTCCCTGCCACTAAACCCTCAGGCTGTAAAACCTTTTGGAAGCGTTGCCAGGGGCTTTTAGGAAACACTTGGGGTAGTTTAAAGCGAAAGAGAAAGCCGTCTCACCAGCTGGTGGAAGAG GCGCAGGCGGAGGCTGGGAAAACCTCCTACACGAAGCGGCCGCctgccgctgcccgccgccctcCGGCATCCAGCGGCGGGACGCCGGCCACCTCCCACACCCTGCCCAAGCCCGGGGCCGGCTCTCTCTTCAACAGCCTGCAGCGGCGGGAGCGGGCACGGGCCGAGCAGGCGCGGctgctgacgctgcagggcatCATGGGcgccagctccctgcagcccgcacCCGAGGAAAGCCATGGCCCCAGCAACACGTGGCCTCAGAAATGTGGCCGGAGGAAGGGGGTGGCCGCCCCTGGAGCCCCGCtcggggagctgctgctctaTGTCAGGAACCCACTGGTGCGGGACATCGACGCTGAGTGCGGGGCggccccccaggacccccacctccgCAACCCAAAAACCACATGCCCCCACCTGTCCCTGGGCTCCgtgttcagcctggagctgCCCCGGGATGTGGGGGTCCTGGAGTGCCACCACAGGGCCAcggcagaggggcaggagcagaggcagggcGGGAAGGTGAGGCCATGGGAGCCCACAGGCACACACGGGGCTggatggcaggaggaggtgggtgtGGATGGGCACAGTCCCCTGGGGCCCAGTGAGGGGCTGGGGTCGTCTCCCAAGAGCGAGCGAGGAACGTGGTTTGAGGAGGTGAGCTTCAACCCCAGCTACAGCTGCCAAAGGGCACACCGTGCCGGGGAGGAGCGCTGGAGCCCGCAGTGCCCCGGCAGCGCCAGCGAAGACCTCCTGGACTTCGGGCAGAGCCGGCCGTCCCGTGTCGGCGTGCTGCACGAGCGGTTCGGCCGGGAGGAGGACGAGCTGGCTGCCCCGCTGGGCCAGGACGGCAGCCCTGGCACCGCTGACAGGGCCACGCACCATGAAGCCGCTCGGCTGGAGCTCAGGCCGTCCCCTGCCAGCatcccaggcagggcaggagccatccccagcactgcccGCACACAGCGGCCAGCCAGCAGCGGCCAGCCCGCTGGGTCCCCGGCTTCCCCTGCCGCCCCCACTCAGCTCTCTGTCTTTGAGTGGGCACTGGGGTCCCCGCaaccccccagccctgtgctgggcGCCAAGGAGGTTTGCCACCCTGCTCATGGGCAgtttgaggaagaggaggaggagctgcaggcCATCTGGGATGGGGCAGGCGAGCGGCAGGCACCCAGCCTGCTGGCAGGCAGCCGTTGTCGCCACGGGCCAGGgagcagccccgctgcccctgcCGGTGTGCCCCTTATCCTCTCGGCAGCCAACAACGTGCTGGTGGCCAAGTTCACCCTTCCCACCACTGCCCAGCTCCTCCACAGCCCAGCAGGAGAGAAGAGCCCCGGCGTGGGGCACAGCGGTGGTGGCAGCCCCAGCGGGCACGGGGCGTCCCCCCGCACGGAGGAACCAGTGTCCGCAGCCCCCTCGGACAGCCCAGGCGCCTGGGATCAGCGGAGGcatggggaagaggagagagaaggcagCAAG GGCCCTCCTGGTAAAACGGAGTTTCAGATGATGGAGGGGACACTGGAAAGGAAGCACGTGTTGCAGACGGGAGGGAGGAAG GCCAACTGCCGGGCCTGGGGCCTCTTCCATGCCGTGCTGATGAGGCAGACACTGTGCTTCTACCAGGACCGCAGGGACAGCCTAAAG AGCTCCGTGGTGGCCCTTCCCCTGAACCTCTCTGGGGCGGTCTGCAGCCCAGATGCCGAGTACACCAAGAAGACCAACTGCTTCAGGCTACA GCTGCGGGATGGCTCCGAGTACCTCCTGAgggccccctcccagcccctcatGAATGAGTGGGTCTCCAAGCTGCAGCAAAACTCAG GTTTCCCTGAAGTGGACTACTTCCAGGCGGTGGCACAGCGTATCGAGGGCACTGGCGGTGCTGGGGG tttCAGCAAGGTCCCCAGCCCTGGAAGCTCCCACCTCCAGGGACATCATCAGGTCGCAACCGCCAAGAGCCAGGAGATCGTGGTGCTACCCTGCTCAAACGCCCGGCTGCAGTGGCCTCTGAGCAGTCAGGATGGCCCTGCCAATggggctgtggcagcagcag AGGATGCTCATGGGGCCGGGCACAGGGAGCAGCAGTGGTCACCCAGGGGGTCCCCCGGACTGTGGGACAACAGCTGCCAAGAAGACGACTACGGGCTGGTGGCCAACAAGAGGAGGTCCTACTCCTTCACCTCAG CCACCTACCAGAAGATCACCCCGGTGGCCGTGCCCAGGGAGCCAGTGGAGGCTGGGAGCAGCTACTCGGTCACACTGTACATCGGGGAGCAAGCGCCGGCCGTGCCGCGGGCACGCTGCCACTCCTTTGTGGCCCGTCCGGGGAGCCCACGGGACACGCTGGGGGAGAAGACCCCAGGCCCCCCTCGCCCCAAAAACAAATCTGTCTTCAAGAAGTTCTTCGGGAAGAAGGAGTGA